cttactgggtaaagttccagtgtctgtttccttcagcagttacatggtgtctccctgactctgcctactctctctctctacatctctgtttggattttcctcctgactttattcattaaaccattgaccaaaagcagtttctttattaaccaatggcaataaaacagtcacagcatacagaagggaattctaCATCAGATTTAGAGATTAGGGACTTTCTTGAATGTTCCATCATTGTCAACGGGTATACAATGCAAGCTTTTTagtccaaccaatcagattcatttgttccttctgaTGTTGGGAACAGCCAAAATGTTTCTAGAGAACTAAAGATGCATAACTACTATATCTATGGTTTAGGGAGGAGGTTGGTCAGCCATTGGAGGTTCTCAGCTCCCCTAGggcttgggaacctgaactttATTCCACCCTACAGGTAAAATGGAATCtaaagtcaaaatggcagtattCAGGCCAAGGTACTTTTGCCTTCTCTCTTCAATAATAACTCACCAGACAGACCAGAGCCTAAGATTGCTACTCTTTGTTGAATGTGGGTGCCCTCCCACAGAGGCTAGAGGCATCAGACCCTGGAAATGAGTTATAGGCCATTGTGAGTTGCctaatatgggtgctaggaatcaaacttcgGAAGAACAGTGCATACTGTTAACCacaagtcacctctccagtccctcatcCCTCTTGCTTGAGCCCACTCTGCTGAGGCCTTTGCCCACTACTTTACCAAGACTACTCTTGGCATAGCCATCAACACTTCTGCTTGCTAATAATCCCCAGCTTCATCTCACCTCAGCATACTATAGCACAGCACACTTCTCCCCCATCAGGATCCAATGTGGGGGCACCCAAGACACAGTTCTTGGGTCCTTGTGGTTGAAATTTCACCAAGTCTCATGACTTTAGAGTCCATCTTCATTTCTCCTGGTGCCTCTGAGGTAATCTGTGCCTCATTTCTGGGCACAAGATTCATATATCCAAAAGTCAACTCCATATCCCCACTTAAATGTCTAACATTAAAGGGTCCGAACTTAATAGATATGAAACCGAGCATCTGATATTTCCCCTCTTAATAAAATGGTAACTCCGTTCTTTCAGATGCTCAGGCCAAAAAAGCCTCTGGATGGGAATGAGTCCATCTGGAAATCCTCTTCAGAATACATCAGAAACAGACTACAGCAGCTCTGGTCCATGCACCAGTCACCTCATGTGACATTATTTCGGTGgtgtcctttctctttctacaACCCTTGCCTCCTTATTCCATCCTCAACAGACACCAGGTCCCTTTAACACAGGAGACACACCTCCTCACTGCTTAACCAATGCATTTGTCACCAATGTCTGTCCTCCCCCAAGAAAGTATAAATTACATCTGGCCAAGTGAATTGGTATTCTTGTTGCTCTTTTCTCAGGGTCTTGAACAGAGCAGATACTCAATAGCTATGGATGAATGAAGCCCCAAAATCAAGTTTCCACAGATCCTACTCTATTTCATACTTATTTTACAAGTCAAAACTCagggcaggagaaatggctcaacagtttagagcactcactgttcttgcagaagaccctggttttgtttccagtacccatatggcagctcacaactacgcataactctggttccagatggttcagtgccctcttctggcctcctctggcattGCACCCACttttacataaacatacatgaagacaaaacatctattcacataaaaaataaagcctttttaATGCCCTCATCACTCTATATaaagtttggttttctgtttggggGGCAGGAGTCAGCCTAACTAATGCCCATGTATAATCCTCACAACTCTGAGAGCCAGGGACATTCCTAACCTACAAAATGAGAGAAGTCACGAAGTTGACACCCCAAAGCCAACACCCTCAGCCCGTCTGATTGTTGCCTAGATTGTGGACTGTGACAGCTCAACCCTCCCTGATAAACAGTAGTttagttatgctaggccttagccaaagttggttgtcccaacattgcaaatgagactttgggtaattaCCCaagtagctagttgtctctgccatttcttgtacattttggaagttgcttgattgcacttcctgtttactcaagtaatatcatttcccttctcagatctttgatggggttggggactagatagtcatagttactttcctctcatgacttagccaagccatttctaatatcaGACTTAGATcccttaggatagaataattattgaaatatttagcatatgtttcttgcttgatgttgttcatgctggttataattccaatttttatacttgatatttgttcttattgtatatcattttgtattaggcttagaactcttttatttagacaaaaggggaggtTTGGGAACTCCTtaagtcaatagcctttaagatactgacccactttgggtgtggtctcatataccatatatgcagacaaaagtCATGCACAGGCCCCTAGGTAGCTGGATTCAGTTCTGGTTCCtagtgcacacagaggactgcagatcactGCCaattctgtgagtttacccccaataaagaaacctttattatactccattctgggctagtgtggaaaTATTTCCTATTGCAACAAGGTCAGAGGTTATCAGGGGAACAAAAGAAACATGTGATCCTCAAGTATCGCCAGTTGACAAGACTGTCACTGTCCTCCTGGTTCACTCCATGGCCTGCACTTCAGTTCGTCTTGGGGAAGCGCTTGCTGCAGCCAcggtctttgtctctctctctcagctcccTGCTCTATGTACTCAGTACTGCAACTGCTACAATCTAGATTTTCAGTGAACAGATGAACAATCTGTTTCAAGCATAATTCTGTTTAATAGCATTCATTTACACCTTAAAGTCCTGAGTGAAGACCTGGAGGGAATGATTCatcagttaagggcacttgctcttCTTCTAGAGAGATACCCAGCACCTAGGTGGtgactcacaattgcctgtaactccaactgcagaagatttgatgccctcttctggcttctgaggacaccaggcatacacatcatgcacaaacatacatgaaggctaaatacccatacatatcaaatattttacatcCTAACAAGGGGGCagacattaaaaaataaccaCATAATGGTTTACAATGGTAGTCCTGCTTTGGGGTCCTGGATCAGGCAGATTAGCTTGGACTAGCCCGGGCTCTACAGGAAATTCCAGGTCACTCACTCTGACCtacaagaaagaataaatatgtaaatagaaaaaaaaactaactctTAGGAATTTTTCTAATACAggctctctgccaatgcaaaaatcccaatcaagccaaatcacaacaagccaaattaaaaatatccaggtttaatgggattcctgcactctcaggtggccctgAGGGTGACCAccagggggagaggaaagagacctCGCAGGAACTTTctggggaagcagtttaaatagactgaggagtggtcaagattttggcaaGCTGTCTTGACACTCTTCCGGGGAGGAGTCAAGACTTGGCAGGCACAGGGACAGGGCCTACAaagatggaggtcagagaccGGGACTTGGGACttacattccagactgtttgtataaggggtgacaggaagctgaggtgatattttgaTTAACATCTAGGCTCTCTTAGGAAAAGGGGGCgttgactcaagtctggctacttccctGAAGCGAGTAAaggaaatggggagaagggagggccaaaataacctgagttcaattgaGAGCTTGGTtagctgttgtttgatgagtccattggccctctccacctttcccgaGGATTGTGGATGTGGAATTGCCAGGAGATGCTGAGAGCTTCTGACacaagctccatgaccctggacatgaaggctggcccattgtcTGGATAGATGGTTCATGGGACACCAAACCGAGGAATGATGTGGTCCAGGAGAACCACATcttctgtttccctggagaccagaAACGCTTCTgtccatcctgtaaaagtgtccacaagtgttaagagataacggagttttttatgagtaggcatatgagtgaaatcaacctgccaatcttTGCCCAGTTGGTGTCCACGAAGCTGGTGTAGAGACTGACATATGTGGAAGGCCccttgtgggttggcctgggAACACATCTGGCAAgaggagtgaacctgtaaaatatAATCTTGGAGATAGATGGGGTTAAAAGGGGGCTCCAAGAAGCAAAATAAAGCTTTGGGGAAGCAGCTAAGGATATCTCAACCCAGTAAAGGTGCTGAgcaagcaggtatcactaagaaagtacaagagaaaaattgtcctgcaagaatgcagtgcagtggcaaagttttaattGGGAAGGAATGGGTCCCGTCTACTCCTATAACTGAAATTAGTGAGGGGAGCGTAAGGCCCGAGTGAGATGTTAGAACAGAATAGGTAGCTCCCGTgtccaaaagaaaagcaatgaacTTACCTGCTACCTGCAGCTTTACCCTAGGCTTGGATAGGGTTACAGGATATACCAAGTCTGGGCAGcgtcaatcctctgcaaggctgagaagttcgaaggctggcacagtttcacttgcTGATATTGGTGGGGCCAGACCTTCATGGAGTGGCATGGAGGACAAGCCCACACAGGGGCACTGTGATTTTCAGTGTCAGGTTGCTGGCAGATAAGGCCAGAGGAGGTGTAGTGCAATTTTGTGCCACGTGACCATTTAGGTCACACTTGAAACAGCTTGCCTGTAAAGTTAACTTAGGCTGGGCTCCATCAGGGTAGAGCcttgtggttggcttcccttgtcccccttcctgtgaccttagggcagctgctaaAGCCTGGGCCTGTAGGTTAGCTGCCTGTTGTAGCCTTGTCTGTTGGGAAGACTCAGCCGTTTCTTCTcgggcattaaaaactttaaaggccattttcaccaattcccgTATGGGGGTTTGAATACCCTCCtcaacttttcttaactttaagcagaaggattagtagaaaaggaacctagctGCTTTTCTATCTcagagagatctggaagagaaaagggaacatgaacTTTCATGactcccaccacctcccagagaggacagagaagggcgAAGCTATGGTGGAATCTGGTATGAGAGGAGACTAGGGAGGATTGGGAGGGGCTAGCCCAGTGTGCAGAGAGGGTCAAGGGTGGGGGAGATGAGGTAGGAGGGGAGGACGGTGGGTACAGTGgatgttgaccttgaacttccgggttgggaagggagagggtagccagggaaggaaagaaatgtaaagaatgttgctccacaggagggggTTGGGTAGTGTGTATTTGAGAGGAAGTTGGGAAggggccagtgcctctggctgcATGGTCCAGCTGGAATTGtcagggtcccaattcccagatgACAGGGAATTTGGAGGCACTGTGGCCTTAGTGACCAAGACTGATACTACGAGACACTGGCTACTAAGGGAAGGGCAAGAGCACAGAGCCCAAAAACCATGAACATATATTGGACAGCCccaatttataaacattttgtaAGAGGCATCCCAGGGGCGACAGCAGCTCTGGCTTATGAACTACAAGTGCCCATTTTAAACTCTATGCCCAACCGCGTGGCCTAAGTCTATTACAGCACGTCCACTAAAATAGCTCTTAGGCCTAACGGGGTCGTGGGAATTGAATGCTAGGCGTCCCTGGAGCaaacaaagcccaccccagccagGCCCGGTCTTGCCGGACTAGCTGCTGAGCTGAGATCAATCTCTTGGCGTGGGCCCACAGCTTAAACAAGAGTCCGATAATCGACAAAAGTAAGTATGAATGGGTCCCCAAAACCttatagcatagacaagaaaaagggaCTCACGAAGATGCAGCTGCTGTAGCCCAGGAGCCGGTTTTAGTGTGGTGCAGAGAGCTCAGACTGTGGACTAGGGGGCTTTTGATGCGAGCCTATGACCACACGGATAGGCCACCCTATCTTGGTGGAACCCTCAAGATattaggaattttcctaacgcaagctctctgccgatgcaaaaatcccaatcaagccaaatcacaacaagccaaattaaaaatatacaggtttaatgggattcctgcgctcTCGGGTGGCACCAAGGGTGACCAcggcagggagaggaaagagaccaaGTGGGAACTTTctggggaagcagtttaaatagactggaaaagtggtcaagattttggcaaGCTGTCTTGACACTCCTCTGGGGAGGAGTCAAATCTTGGTGGGCACAGGGACGGGGCCtacaaagatggaggccagaggctgggacTTGGGACTTACACTAATTAATGTCATAAAAGATGGAGTGCTGTGAAATAGGACAGGAGGCATCCCTAATTAAGAAGAAAAgttgtggggctagagagatggctcagtggttaagagcattacctgctcttccaaaggtcctgagttcaattcccagcaaccacatggtggcgctcagccatctgtaatgaggtctggtgccctcttctgccttgaaggcatacacgcagaaagaatactgagaatgctgtatacataataaataaatattttaaaataaaaagaagaagaaagtttccAGTAAGGGAAAGTAAAGAGGGAACTAGCCCAGCTAAGGAAGAAGTGAGCTTCTGTCTTTGAGGGAATGAGGTGGTAGGGTGTGCCTGTAGAACTGATAATCTCATCTTCCCAGTGGCCACCTGTGCTTCCTAGAATCTGCCAAAGATGGAGGACATAAGTCTGCTGGTCCTCACTGTTGGAACCAGCTGTCCTCCGTCTCTTTATATCCAGAAATCCTGAGCCTAGCAGGATTTCTGCTGGGGATGTGCTGGATATAATTCAGAGAACTGTCACTGAAAGCCACAATGCTAAGGAGTTACTGGCTGGCTTCAGAACCCATAGTTAGGGGCCACAACAGGATCCCAACAATGGGGGTTTTACAGAGGACAAGCTGTGTGTGAAGATGGCTAAGGGCTTTGCCTAGGAGGGCTGGGACAACAGCTAGCCACTGGCCACTGATGGCAGTGTACCTCTTCTCTGCCATCCTCCCAACCTTGGCAGCACAGACTCGGGTCTAGCAGGCCAGGTCTGCggctggaaagctggctctgACTAGAGGAAGGAGTTAAGAAAGTCcggttgaagaaaagaaaagaaagacagacctgTGTTTATCCAGGAAAAGAAGACAGACGTAAGTAGGCAGCAGAGGCCCCTGCCAGCTCCTCCCGGAAAGACTTGGGCGGGAGCAAGCTAGAAAGTCGATCCCCTAAGGCTCTGCACAGTGGGGCCGGAAGCCAGAAGCTGGTATCCAGCCACTGCCCACAGGTAAGGTCTACACTCGGGGCACACGATCGAGCGGAATAAGGGCTCGGAGTCCCTGGCAAACTACTTGTACTTTCATGGCTTCTGGTGACTCGATGCAGGGGTGCACCGAGCCCGCTGCAAAGAAGTCTTCCTGGGTACGCACTGGGGGTGGCGGAGAATCAATGGTGCCTTTGTGCTCAGAGGTTCCTAAGGAAAAAGAGTGGACAGTGGGAGGGACCACTCAACTGCCCAGCTCCGCCTTACAGCCTCGGGATGCAGCAGAACTGAGAAGCTGGGAGTaaacaggaagggagaggggtTCCGTGATTCACCGAAAGATGTGACTCTCCCTGAACTAGCCCTGGCCCTGCGTCTCTACGGATCAGCAACCAGATGTGCTTCCAGCTGCTAGGAACAGAAGTGAGTCTCTTTCAGGAGCAACTTGAGAAGGTGAAGGGTGGTTTGGGGGAGGAGACAAAAGTCAGAAGGGGCTAGAGCTCAAGGGTAGGTCAATCCAGAGAAGCAGGGAAGCTGCCTGAGCAGGGAAGGAGCCTTGAGGAGCCATGACCAGATCGTGGGAGTAGGACTAGGGAGTCAGCCTATCAGAGCCGCGGTGACCTTATGGAGGTAGAGTACACATGAGCAGGATGGCTATCTGGGTCCGTGACTGTGACTACAAATCTTTGGGCGATATGGGTGTTAATGCCCCATAACCCTAAAGTGGGTAGAGTATACAAGGCCTCCAtctgaaaatcattttaaaaatttgtgaagatgtatttattttttgtgtatgagtgttttgtctgcatgtacgtaTGCGCACTACGTGTGTGCTTaatgtctgcagaggtcagaagaggatattggatccctTGATACTGCAGCTATGGATGACTGCgaacaaccatgtgggtgctgggaaccgaagcCAGatcctctctgcaagagcagcaagtgctcctaaccactgaaccatctccagaaCTTCCATCTAAAAATTTTACTGATTTCTCCAGTTTCTAGACTTCACCCTTGCTTTTACCTGCTAAATACCCGCCTTGTGGTCCATGAGTTTGGGGGACAAAGCCACGGTGGCAGACCTCCAAGTGTTGGCTCTCAGCAGCATCACCGACCTTCGcatcccccttctcttctctcagcGCGTCGTCTGTCCAGGGCTCGCGATCGGGAGGCTAGACTTGGCCCTTCTCTGCCTTGGTGCTTCATTATCCCCACCCACTGCATGTGGCTCTTGGAGAAAGCCGGCTATAGGGTGAGGACCGCAGAGACCGGGTCAAGGCAGGCGCACTCCAGCCTGGTCCCCAAGCGCCAGGCCGCAGCCTCGCCCTCGCGCTGCAACCCCAACGTCCTCACCCCCGACCGCATCCCGCAGTTCTTCATTCCGCCTCGGCTCCGGGACCCCGGCGGCGGCGAGGCCAGGGTGGACCGCAACCCGAGCGGCCGGAACCTCCCGGTCGCCTGCTCGCTGCCGCACCTGGCGGGCCGCGAGGGCTGGGCCTTCCTGCCCGAGAGCCCGCACACGCGCCGCCGCGAGTCCCTGTTCCACGTGCCGCGCGGCCTGGCTGCAGGCCTGGCCCCGGCGCAGTCGCGGCTGCACGGCTCGGCCCCGGACCTTCGCCTCTGCCGGGCCCCGGAAAGCGACACGGCCTCGTCGCCCGACTCGTCTCCCTGCGGCTCCCCGTGCGCGCCTAGGCCGCACTCCTTGTCCCCCGACGAGTCGAGCTCGGCGGACACCAGTCCGTTCGCGCCGCGCCGCGCGCCGCCGCTCTTCCACCTGGACTTCCTCTGCTGCCAGCTGCGGCCGACCAAGGACAGCGTCCTGCGCCTGGGGCCCCGCGGCGGGCAGCTGCGCCTGTCCACCGAGTACCAGGCGGGGCCCGGGCGGCTGCGGCTGCGCCTGGTGAGCGCCGAGGGGCTGCCTCGACCGCGGGCCCGGCCcgggagcggcggcggcggctgctgcGTGGTGTTGCGGCTGCAGCCACGCGTTAGGCCGCGAGCTCAGAGGAGCCGCGTGGTCCAGGGCAGCTCCAACCCCATCTTCAATGAAGACTTCTTCTTCGAAGGGCTGGGCCCGCCAGATCTGGCGTCCCGCAGTCTGAGGGCCAAGGTgctggataggggtgcagggttGCGCAGGGATGTGCTGCTAGGGGAGTGTGAGACACCCCTCATAGCCCTGCTGCCCCCCCTGGCTGGGGGTCTAGGCCCAGGGTCCTCCCTGGTATCAGGGCATCTCAGCCTATAGACGGACATCACAGCTTCCTCTGGAGGTCTCCGCTGTGTCTGCAGCCCTTATTCTTGCTGCCATCTGCCCAAgcgtgtatttatttttataataaagcatCAGTTTGTCTCTAGCTGCATGCTCCCCAGTGGGCACCAAAAACTCTAGGCTTTGCAGCaaatcttttccttccatttggcCCAGTCCATTCGTCTGAGCAGGAACAGACTTTAAACAGCGGTTCAAGAGATTCACAATACACAGCGGTCAGAAACCCTGGAAGTGCTTGCTAAACCCGCAGGACCTAGGATCTATCCCCGAGACATGCTACTTCAAGAGGGCTAGACGGAGTAGGCCCTATGGTCCTGTCTtagttttatttccattgctGGATTTACTATTCCAGGTGACAGAACATCACTGTGGAGAAATCAAGGCCAGGACTTGAAGCAGCTAGCCACATCTACAGTCAGGAACAGAAAGAGAGCGAGCTGGagaggttcagtggttaagagaactgcccGTGAGACTGgttccaacgccctcttctggcctctcaaggccagacatgcacacacacacacacacacaaacacacgcacatatacatttaaaaaataaataaagcagagaatgatggctcatgcctttaatcgcagcacttggaaggcagaggcagttggatctctgtaagtttgaagccagcctcatctacaaagcaaatttcaagccagctagggctacacagttgAACGCACAaaaagagtacacacacacacattcatatacatatttatatgaatatatatatgtgtgtatttatatataggCTTTGGGGGatgccaaccagctcccagataaagaCATGGAGACCCACAAATGCTTGGCCCTAGCCCAGGCTTGTttccagcttgtttttttttttaacttaaattatcccatttctattaatctgtgtgctaTCCCGAGGCTCACTGAGCTCATATACACTATCTGTCcagtttttctgtttcctccGTATCTGGCtggcttccccacccccatccctcctctgcctagctattggctgttcagcgtttttgtttttgtttgtttgtttgtttcactgtagctttggagcctgtcttgaaactagctcttgcagaccaggctggcctcgaactcacagagatccacctgcctctgcctcccgagagctgggattaaaggtttgtgccaccatcacccagctggctgttcagctttttattagcccCATCGGATACCTCAAGCaggaaagacaaaacagaaacacatctttacatagttaaatgcagcataaacaaatgtaacacatctttacatattaAACAAATATCCTATTTCACAACATGGGTAGGTTGTCCACATTAATTAActgtaatcaagataatcccccactGACCTACCCGCAGGCCAGCATGAAGGAGATGCTaaactgtcaagttgacaattgaaaCTAACCATGACAGGTTCCTAGAGTCCAACAAAATCGTGCACCCTCAGAGAGTCCCTGAGTCAGCGAGTCACCCCAGCGAGAGCTCTAGGAACAGAACCAGAGCACAAAGTTCCCCTCGCCTGATAAAGGTTCCTTGGGGCTGCACGGAGGAAGCTGGTCCTTCCTACCCAATATGTGTCCTAAATAACAAATGAAATCTGTGACCCCTAAGAGTGAGTCAGGGGAGCACAGACTACCACACAGTGCCCCTTAAACCTCCTTGCCTCCCTCTGGCCCGTCCCATCCACACAAGTACACCTGTGGTGCAGGagctggaaggagggaaggagccgAGAGCCACAGAGTAAaccagctgggcatagtggcaaacccctttaatcccagcgcagagacaggacagtcggggctacagaggaaccctgtgtgGAAAGGAGGGACCTATAGAGTAGCA
The genomic region above belongs to Arvicola amphibius chromosome 14, mArvAmp1.2, whole genome shotgun sequence and contains:
- the C2cd4d gene encoding C2 calcium-dependent domain-containing protein 4D, whose translation is MWLLEKAGYRVRTAETGSRQAHSSLVPKRQAAASPSRCNPNVLTPDRIPQFFIPPRLRDPGGGEARVDRNPSGRNLPVACSLPHLAGREGWAFLPESPHTRRRESLFHVPRGLAAGLAPAQSRLHGSAPDLRLCRAPESDTASSPDSSPCGSPCAPRPHSLSPDESSSADTSPFAPRRAPPLFHLDFLCCQLRPTKDSVLRLGPRGGQLRLSTEYQAGPGRLRLRLVSAEGLPRPRARPGSGGGGCCVVLRLQPRVRPRAQRSRVVQGSSNPIFNEDFFFEGLGPPDLASRSLRAKVLDRGAGLRRDVLLGECETPLIALLPPLAGGLGPGSSLVSGHLSL